One genomic region from Gemmatimonadaceae bacterium encodes:
- a CDS encoding TolC family protein: MVRTHCGRKARTHVIPATLLMIVAASPFAITADAQTGEILSATSESRGRTDLVLADVYRLAAANPRVAAATALAQATQARVASARRPSDPEIQLGFMNRSLPSLAPMDPLGMTQLQLMQMIPVPGKLRLAGRVASANAAAAQARVDDVRWDVRARAAMTFYDLYASDAQLDIARQTKRLVQEIAKVSQVMYSVGNGKQADVLRAQVEVARMTEDITRMESMRASMAGRLSAILGLQEGAVLATPALPDFPEALPPLNELTAEALRSRPMIAAGERDLSAAEAGQRLARKEIWTDLQVGVQYGWREGPMGTERMGSLMLGATVPLYARSRQLRMRDEADAMRAMSAADLAAMRAETRGRMAELYAEFARAKNLRTLYRTTILPQAEGTVTASFAAYRVGDVNLMTLLDNQMTVNRYRQQVIELEAEQGKAIAEIEMLLGRELFDAARATAHNTRTER; this comes from the coding sequence ATGGTACGTACACATTGCGGGCGCAAAGCCCGAACGCATGTAATTCCTGCGACGTTGCTGATGATCGTCGCGGCATCGCCATTCGCTATCACGGCGGACGCACAGACTGGCGAAATATTGTCCGCCACGAGCGAGAGCCGCGGACGCACTGACCTCGTGCTGGCAGACGTATATCGCCTGGCAGCCGCCAATCCGCGTGTGGCCGCGGCCACAGCACTTGCCCAGGCAACGCAAGCACGCGTGGCGTCTGCGCGACGTCCTTCAGATCCGGAAATTCAGCTCGGATTCATGAACCGATCGCTTCCCTCGCTCGCACCAATGGATCCGCTCGGAATGACTCAGCTGCAGCTCATGCAGATGATCCCAGTCCCGGGGAAGCTTCGACTGGCCGGACGTGTTGCGTCCGCAAACGCTGCCGCTGCGCAGGCGCGTGTCGATGATGTTCGATGGGATGTGCGCGCACGCGCGGCGATGACTTTCTACGACCTTTACGCCTCCGACGCTCAGCTCGACATCGCGCGGCAAACCAAGAGGCTCGTGCAGGAGATCGCGAAGGTTTCCCAGGTCATGTACTCCGTAGGCAACGGCAAGCAGGCAGACGTGCTTCGGGCGCAGGTAGAAGTCGCACGCATGACAGAGGACATCACGCGAATGGAGAGCATGCGAGCGTCGATGGCCGGCCGGCTGAGCGCAATTCTCGGTCTTCAGGAAGGTGCGGTGCTCGCAACGCCGGCTCTACCCGACTTCCCGGAGGCGCTGCCGCCGCTGAATGAGCTCACTGCGGAAGCGTTGCGTAGCCGGCCGATGATCGCAGCTGGTGAGCGCGATCTCTCGGCTGCTGAAGCAGGACAACGGCTTGCCCGGAAAGAGATCTGGACCGACCTGCAGGTCGGCGTTCAGTACGGATGGCGCGAGGGACCGATGGGCACCGAGCGCATGGGAAGTCTCATGCTCGGAGCGACGGTTCCTCTGTATGCTCGCAGCCGGCAGCTGCGGATGCGAGACGAAGCAGACGCGATGCGTGCAATGTCTGCCGCAGACCTCGCAGCAATGCGAGCCGAAACTCGCGGGCGAATGGCGGAGCTGTACGCCGAGTTTGCGAGAGCGAAGAATCTCCGCACGCTCTACAGGACGACAATCCTGCCGCAGGCAGAGGGGACTGTAACCGCCTCCTTTGCCGCGTACCGCGTTGGGGACGTGAACCTGATGACGCTGCTCGACAATCAGATGACGGTCAACCGCTATCGCCAGCAGGTGATCGAGCTCGAGGCAGAGCAGGGCAAGGCTATCGCCGAGATCGAAATGCTGCTCGGGCGCGAGCTCTTCGACGCGGCTCGGGCCACCGCTCACAATACGAGGACAGAAAGATGA
- a CDS encoding efflux RND transporter periplasmic adaptor subunit: MTNISPAIAAQNPFEPRAGSRRRTIILTLGIIAAAILIVILALTLREKPVTAAKAHPAAPGAAVPAQPLMISAEAAQRIGVTFAPVVLAPLSREIRTVAQVTYDETRVKSISPKIDGWVEQLYVNYTGQAVATGQPLLSVYSPMLVSAQEELLLASKLSQSLSGASSESRSGASDLEAAARRRLAYWDISNAEIDRLKRTGQVRKTLTLHSPVNGVVIEKNVLGGQRIMAGEALYKIADLSIVWVEGEVFERDLPAVRVGATVSAELDALPGEQRRGRITYLSPTLNAETRTARIRVALPNPGLRLKPGMYATIRIEGATISAVSVPRSAVLSTGERNLVFVRRTDGMLEPRMVKIGESTEDRTRILGGVNVGETVVASATFLVDAESNLGSSLGGMGDMPGMDMTKPAPGKE, from the coding sequence ATGACCAACATCTCACCCGCGATCGCCGCGCAGAACCCATTCGAGCCGCGGGCCGGATCAAGGCGGCGCACAATAATCCTGACACTTGGAATCATCGCGGCGGCGATTCTGATCGTCATCCTCGCGTTGACTCTTCGCGAAAAGCCCGTGACTGCCGCGAAGGCGCATCCCGCAGCGCCGGGTGCCGCTGTGCCGGCGCAACCGTTGATGATCTCCGCCGAAGCGGCGCAGCGCATCGGAGTGACGTTCGCTCCCGTGGTTCTCGCACCACTCAGCAGGGAAATACGAACAGTTGCGCAAGTCACGTACGACGAGACACGCGTGAAGAGCATCTCGCCCAAGATAGACGGCTGGGTGGAGCAGCTTTACGTGAACTACACGGGACAGGCGGTAGCGACAGGCCAGCCTCTGCTCTCCGTTTACTCGCCGATGCTGGTATCCGCCCAGGAGGAGCTGCTCCTTGCGTCGAAATTGTCGCAGTCTCTGTCGGGTGCATCGAGCGAATCGCGAAGCGGTGCGAGCGACCTCGAGGCGGCAGCGCGCCGACGGCTCGCATACTGGGACATCTCCAACGCTGAGATCGACCGGCTCAAGCGCACTGGCCAGGTCCGGAAGACTCTGACGTTGCACTCGCCCGTGAACGGGGTGGTGATCGAGAAGAACGTACTCGGCGGTCAGCGAATCATGGCCGGCGAGGCGCTCTACAAGATCGCGGATTTGAGTATTGTCTGGGTCGAGGGAGAAGTCTTCGAGCGCGATCTGCCCGCTGTCCGCGTTGGCGCGACCGTCAGCGCCGAGCTCGACGCGCTTCCGGGAGAGCAGAGACGCGGGCGGATAACCTATCTGTCCCCAACTCTCAACGCCGAAACGCGCACTGCGCGGATTCGCGTCGCTTTGCCGAATCCGGGCCTCCGTCTCAAGCCAGGCATGTACGCCACCATTCGAATCGAAGGCGCGACAATCAGCGCAGTCAGCGTGCCGCGAAGTGCCGTGCTTTCCACCGGAGAACGGAATCTTGTCTTCGTGCGGCGGACCGACGGGATGCTCGAGCCCCGAATGGTGAAGATTGGCGAATCGACCGAAGACCGTACGCGAATCCTCGGCGGCGTGAACGTCGGTGAGACCGTGGTTGCGTCAGCCACGTTCCTCGTGGACGCGGAATCGAACCTTGGATCCTCTCTCGGCGGCATGGGCGACATGCCGGGGATGGACATGACGAAGCCTGCTCCAGGCAAGGAGTAG
- a CDS encoding CusA/CzcA family heavy metal efflux RND transporter — MLRRIIEWSAKNRLIVGLFTGAAIFGGLWALSRTPLEALPDLSDVQVIVQADYNEQAPRIVEDQVTYPIAAEMLKVPGAATVRGYSFFGVSFVYVIFQDGTDLYWARSRVLEYLNGIKGKLPQSVTPTLGPDATGLGWVYQYAIEDTTGRKTLSELRSIQDWYLRYALTAVPGVSEVATIGGFEKQYQVDIDPAKLLAYRIPVTRVMQAIQNANNDVGAMVIELSEREHMVRGLGYLESISDIENVVVGATASGTPIRVAELGRVTVGPAVRRGVAELDGRGDAVGGIVVMRFGENALTTIKRVKEKLAEAETSLPVGVIITPVYDRSKLILEAIATLKEKLLEESIVVAMVCLLFLMHARSALVAVLTLPVGILIAFISMRLVGVGADIMSLGGIAIAIGAMIDAAIVMIENMHKHLERAVAEKERSAGKPPDARSFHSGELSTAERWKVVVESSKEVGPALFFSLLIITVSFLPVFTLEGQEGRMFKPLAFTKTFAMAAASLLSITLVPVAMGVFVRGRIYRESANPVNRALMKAYRPMITRVLANRWPVIGAAAAVVILTWIPWSRIGSEFMPPLDEGTILFMPTTLPGVSVARAREILRVQDQILKSFPEVEHVWGKAGRASTATDPAGLDMFETTITLKPRSAWRPGITQEVLISQMDSAVKMPGVANAWTMPIKGRIDMLATGIRTPVGIKIFGPDLGELERLGRQVESAVRSVPGTRSAFAERAESGYYLDIDIDRAAAARHGLNIGDVQTVIATAIGGMTITQTVEGRERYGVRVRYPQELRDTPEKLADVLVPVAHESAGGAPGRSMNMSSPVTAEGAAQVPLGQIATIRRVAGPMVVRTEGAVPTAWVYVDVAGRDIGSYVRDAQGMVERMVKMPQGYSIVWSGQYEYMERARARMNFVVPATLALIFLLLYFNFRSVGETLIVMLSLPFATVGGIWFIWLLGYNWSVAVAIGFIALAGVAAETGVVMLLYLDHAWKARVQSGRPTVSDLYDAIMEGAVDRVRPKMMTVAAIMGGLLPILWGSGAGGTVMRRIAAPMIGGMISSTALTLLVIPAIYGLWRERELARADAYVGEARAVSLTTA; from the coding sequence ATGCTCCGGCGAATCATTGAATGGTCGGCGAAGAACAGGCTCATCGTCGGTCTCTTCACGGGGGCTGCAATCTTTGGCGGCCTGTGGGCCCTCTCCAGAACTCCGCTCGAAGCACTGCCAGATCTGAGCGACGTACAGGTGATCGTGCAGGCCGATTACAACGAGCAGGCCCCGCGCATCGTCGAGGATCAGGTCACGTATCCCATCGCCGCGGAGATGCTCAAGGTCCCCGGCGCGGCGACGGTGCGCGGGTACTCATTCTTCGGCGTTTCGTTCGTCTATGTGATCTTCCAGGACGGCACCGATCTCTACTGGGCGCGGTCGCGAGTCCTGGAGTATCTGAACGGAATCAAGGGCAAGCTCCCCCAGAGCGTGACGCCGACGCTCGGTCCCGACGCGACAGGCCTCGGCTGGGTCTATCAATACGCGATCGAGGACACCACCGGACGGAAGACACTCTCAGAGCTGCGGTCGATCCAGGACTGGTACCTCCGCTACGCGCTCACCGCCGTTCCCGGTGTGTCCGAGGTCGCGACCATCGGTGGCTTCGAAAAGCAGTACCAGGTGGACATCGATCCCGCAAAGCTTCTGGCGTACCGAATACCCGTGACGCGAGTCATGCAGGCGATCCAGAACGCCAACAACGACGTCGGCGCAATGGTAATCGAGCTCTCCGAGCGGGAGCACATGGTGCGGGGCCTCGGCTACCTCGAGAGCATATCGGACATCGAAAACGTGGTCGTCGGCGCGACGGCGTCGGGAACGCCGATCCGCGTAGCCGAGCTCGGCAGAGTTACAGTCGGGCCTGCGGTGCGACGGGGGGTTGCTGAGCTCGACGGGCGCGGGGATGCAGTGGGCGGGATCGTAGTGATGCGATTCGGGGAGAACGCCCTCACAACGATCAAACGCGTCAAGGAAAAGCTCGCTGAAGCGGAGACGAGCCTTCCCGTGGGCGTCATCATCACCCCGGTCTACGACAGAAGCAAGCTGATTTTGGAAGCGATCGCTACGCTCAAAGAAAAGCTGCTCGAGGAGAGCATCGTCGTCGCTATGGTATGCCTTCTGTTTCTCATGCATGCCCGCTCCGCTCTCGTGGCGGTGCTCACGCTTCCCGTCGGCATACTCATCGCGTTCATCTCGATGCGGCTGGTTGGCGTCGGCGCGGACATCATGTCCCTCGGCGGCATCGCGATCGCGATCGGTGCCATGATCGATGCTGCGATTGTGATGATCGAGAACATGCACAAGCACCTCGAGCGCGCAGTGGCGGAGAAGGAGCGTTCGGCGGGCAAACCGCCCGACGCGCGCTCGTTCCACAGCGGAGAGCTCAGCACGGCCGAGCGATGGAAGGTCGTCGTCGAGTCGTCGAAGGAAGTCGGGCCTGCTCTGTTTTTCTCGCTCCTCATCATCACTGTCTCCTTCCTTCCGGTGTTCACGCTCGAAGGGCAGGAAGGGCGGATGTTCAAGCCGCTCGCCTTCACCAAGACATTCGCGATGGCAGCGGCAAGCCTGCTCTCCATAACGCTCGTGCCTGTAGCAATGGGGGTCTTCGTACGAGGACGGATCTATCGTGAGTCGGCGAATCCGGTAAATCGCGCGCTCATGAAGGCGTATCGGCCCATGATCACAAGAGTGCTGGCCAATCGGTGGCCGGTGATCGGAGCGGCTGCTGCGGTCGTCATCCTCACCTGGATACCGTGGAGCAGAATCGGCTCGGAGTTCATGCCTCCGCTCGATGAGGGAACCATCCTCTTCATGCCAACGACTCTTCCGGGAGTGAGCGTCGCGAGGGCGCGCGAGATTCTTCGCGTGCAGGATCAGATACTCAAGTCGTTTCCTGAGGTGGAGCATGTATGGGGGAAAGCCGGCCGCGCGAGCACGGCGACCGATCCTGCCGGACTCGACATGTTCGAGACGACCATCACTCTCAAGCCGCGAAGTGCGTGGCGTCCGGGCATCACACAGGAAGTGCTGATATCGCAGATGGATTCCGCGGTTAAGATGCCGGGAGTCGCCAACGCGTGGACAATGCCGATCAAGGGCCGGATTGACATGCTCGCAACGGGAATCCGCACGCCTGTCGGCATCAAGATCTTCGGGCCGGACCTTGGAGAGCTCGAGCGGCTGGGAAGACAGGTCGAATCAGCCGTGCGGTCAGTGCCCGGCACGCGAAGCGCATTCGCCGAGCGCGCGGAGTCGGGATACTACCTCGACATCGACATCGATCGTGCAGCGGCAGCCCGTCATGGACTCAACATCGGCGACGTGCAAACAGTAATCGCCACCGCGATCGGAGGCATGACAATCACACAGACCGTTGAAGGGCGAGAGCGGTATGGCGTGCGTGTTCGCTACCCGCAGGAGCTGCGTGACACTCCCGAAAAGCTGGCTGACGTGCTTGTGCCGGTCGCTCACGAATCCGCCGGCGGCGCACCCGGCCGCTCGATGAATATGTCGTCGCCTGTTACGGCCGAGGGAGCGGCGCAGGTTCCTCTTGGCCAGATCGCAACGATAAGGCGAGTCGCCGGCCCCATGGTCGTGCGAACCGAAGGCGCAGTTCCAACAGCGTGGGTCTATGTGGACGTGGCTGGACGTGACATTGGCAGCTACGTTCGCGACGCCCAGGGAATGGTGGAGCGGATGGTGAAGATGCCGCAGGGTTATTCCATCGTGTGGAGCGGGCAGTACGAGTACATGGAGCGGGCCAGGGCGCGAATGAATTTCGTCGTGCCGGCGACTCTCGCTCTGATCTTTCTTCTGCTCTACTTCAACTTCCGGAGCGTGGGCGAGACTCTCATCGTGATGCTGTCGCTTCCATTTGCGACCGTGGGAGGGATCTGGTTCATCTGGCTCCTCGGCTACAACTGGTCGGTTGCGGTGGCGATCGGATTCATCGCGCTCGCTGGTGTCGCCGCGGAAACCGGAGTAGTGATGCTGCTATATCTGGATCACGCATGGAAGGCTCGCGTGCAATCCGGTCGGCCGACGGTGAGTGATCTCTACGACGCGATCATGGAAGGAGCCGTCGACCGGGTGCGTCCGAAGATGATGACGGTGGCTGCAATCATGGGTGGCCTCCTGCCGATTCTCTGGGGGAGTGGCGCCGGTGGAACTGTGATGCGTCGCATCGCAGCGCCCATGATCGGAGGAATGATCTCGAGCACTGCTCTCACGCTCCTCGTCATACCGGCGATCTACGGATTGTGGAGGGAGAGAGAGCTTGCGCGGGCAGATGCGTATGTCGGCGAAGCGCGAGCAGTTTCCCTTACAACGGCTTGA
- a CDS encoding DUF5676 family membrane protein: MILTLIARTINPGGNMGVNTRALGFASGIIAAATFIVCGLLVAIAPGATSSFFGWVLHIDLSSLARPISLSNFLGGLALFSVFVGFCVAAVGWMYNKLTPPSQFEGA; the protein is encoded by the coding sequence GTGATACTCACGTTGATCGCGCGAACAATCAATCCCGGAGGAAATATGGGAGTCAATACCCGCGCTCTCGGCTTCGCGTCGGGAATCATCGCAGCCGCAACCTTCATTGTCTGCGGCCTGCTGGTGGCAATTGCTCCCGGAGCCACATCGAGCTTCTTCGGATGGGTCTTGCACATCGATCTGAGCAGTCTCGCCCGCCCCATATCACTTTCGAATTTCCTCGGCGGACTCGCCCTGTTCAGCGTCTTCGTCGGGTTCTGCGTCGCTGCCGTCGGCTGGATGTACAACAAGCTGACGCCGCCCTCGCAATTCGAAGGTGCATAG
- a CDS encoding class I SAM-dependent methyltransferase, giving the protein MTSDAYDDIEEIGLLYDNVTLYRSRPDVDFYVEEARATGGKVLELGCGTGRILIPVARLGSEITGLDRAPRMLDQCRTRLEEESPEVRNNVKLVQGDMRDFKLGSRFSLVMIPFRPLQHLMSVSEQIATLRAAHQHLEPGGLLVFDVFNPRIQYLLEDRSAEREDTAEVALPDGRTFRRTGRVAAVHIVDQYSEVEMIYYVRGADGTTRRLVQDFLMRWYWRYELEHLLSRCNFRVKAVFGDFNRSPLTDVSPEMIFIAERI; this is encoded by the coding sequence GTGACGAGCGACGCCTACGACGATATCGAGGAGATCGGCCTCCTCTACGACAATGTCACACTGTACCGGTCGCGCCCCGATGTGGATTTCTACGTCGAGGAGGCGCGAGCGACGGGGGGAAAGGTCCTCGAGCTTGGCTGCGGGACAGGGAGAATACTGATTCCAGTCGCGCGCCTGGGCAGCGAAATCACGGGATTGGACAGAGCGCCTCGGATGCTTGACCAGTGCCGGACGCGCTTGGAAGAGGAATCACCGGAAGTCCGCAATAACGTGAAGCTGGTTCAGGGTGACATGAGAGATTTCAAACTCGGCTCTCGATTTAGTCTCGTTATGATACCATTTCGTCCTCTGCAGCATTTGATGTCGGTATCGGAGCAAATCGCCACGCTGCGAGCGGCCCATCAGCACCTCGAGCCGGGCGGACTACTCGTCTTCGATGTCTTCAATCCAAGAATCCAGTACCTGCTCGAGGATCGCAGTGCAGAGCGGGAGGACACCGCTGAGGTCGCTCTCCCCGACGGCCGCACCTTCCGCAGAACCGGACGAGTTGCAGCGGTTCACATCGTGGACCAGTACAGTGAGGTCGAGATGATTTATTATGTTCGAGGAGCGGACGGAACAACCAGGCGACTCGTGCAGGACTTCCTGATGCGATGGTACTGGCGCTACGAGCTCGAGCATCTTCTCTCACGCTGTAACTTTCGCGTGAAGGCAGTATTTGGCGACTTCAACCGCTCTCCTCTCACCGACGTTTCACCCGAGATGATTTTCATCGCCGAGCGAATCTGA
- a CDS encoding ABC transporter ATP-binding protein encodes MDILKGYLLQYWKLILLALVLAATNQVFSLLDPLIFRHIIDQYATRFKEYTTAEFVRGVSFLLFLAVGVAFVSRVAKNFQDYFVNVITQRLGAQMYSDGIRHSLELPYAVFEDQRSGETLGKLQKVRSDVEKFISLAINMLFTTLVGVVFVMIYALSVHWVIAPAFLLTVPLIGILSSVLSRRIKVIQKEIVAETTALAGSTTESLRNIELVKSLGLADQEVRRLNATTDKILKLELKKVRYLRSLSFIQGTFVNLLRTSILFLMLYLIFTQKITVGQFFSLLIYSFFIFGPLQELGNIINTYRETEVSLNNFRAIMNIPKDPKPANPVPIDDLNTLEFRDVGFTHQTASVPALSEISFKAERGDTIAFVGPSGAGKTTLVKLLVGLYPPKQGEILYNGYSSTVIDLDRLRERIGFVTQDTQLFSGTIRENLLFVRPDATDIECLEVMHKAAADSLLARADRGLDTVIGEGGVKVSGGEKQRLSIARALLRRPHLIVFDEATSSLDSLTEEEISRTMRDVASDRGATTILIAHRLSTVMHADCIYVLERGRIVESGGHDELLDRKGLYYAMWRQQVGERRQPAAITAPSPLPTVPSSRQPAIVG; translated from the coding sequence ATGGACATTCTCAAGGGCTACCTGCTGCAGTACTGGAAGCTGATCCTGCTCGCCCTGGTTCTCGCGGCGACGAATCAGGTATTCTCGCTGCTTGATCCGCTCATCTTCCGGCACATCATCGACCAGTACGCGACCCGGTTCAAGGAGTACACCACAGCCGAGTTCGTGCGCGGCGTCTCGTTCCTTCTTTTCCTTGCTGTGGGCGTTGCTTTCGTTTCCCGCGTCGCCAAGAACTTCCAGGACTACTTCGTAAACGTCATCACGCAGCGGCTCGGCGCGCAGATGTACTCTGACGGGATCCGCCACTCGCTCGAGCTGCCGTACGCGGTGTTCGAGGACCAGCGGAGCGGCGAGACGCTCGGCAAGCTTCAAAAGGTCCGTAGCGACGTCGAGAAATTCATCTCGCTGGCAATCAACATGCTGTTCACGACGCTGGTGGGCGTCGTGTTCGTGATGATCTATGCGCTCTCGGTGCACTGGGTGATCGCGCCGGCATTTCTGCTGACCGTACCGCTCATCGGAATTCTGAGCTCGGTGTTGAGCCGGCGCATCAAGGTCATCCAGAAGGAGATCGTCGCGGAAACGACCGCGCTCGCAGGCTCGACAACCGAGTCGCTTCGCAACATCGAGCTGGTAAAGAGCCTTGGGCTGGCGGACCAGGAAGTGCGCCGGCTCAACGCCACGACGGACAAGATCCTCAAGCTCGAGCTGAAGAAGGTGCGCTACCTGAGGAGTCTGAGCTTCATTCAGGGGACGTTCGTGAATCTCCTCCGGACGAGCATTCTCTTCCTGATGCTCTACCTGATCTTCACACAGAAGATCACGGTCGGTCAGTTCTTCTCTCTGCTCATCTACTCGTTCTTCATTTTCGGCCCGCTGCAGGAGCTGGGGAACATCATCAACACGTATCGCGAGACCGAAGTTTCGCTGAACAACTTCCGCGCGATAATGAACATTCCGAAAGATCCGAAGCCTGCCAACCCGGTTCCGATCGACGATCTGAATACTCTCGAGTTCCGGGACGTCGGCTTCACACATCAGACGGCGTCAGTTCCAGCGCTGAGTGAAATTTCGTTCAAGGCCGAGCGTGGGGATACAATTGCGTTTGTGGGGCCGTCCGGGGCGGGGAAGACGACGCTGGTCAAGCTGCTCGTCGGCCTTTATCCGCCTAAGCAGGGTGAGATTCTCTACAACGGATACTCCAGCACGGTGATCGATCTCGACCGGCTGCGCGAGCGTATCGGCTTCGTGACTCAGGACACGCAGCTGTTCTCGGGGACGATCCGCGAGAATCTTCTGTTCGTCCGTCCGGATGCGACGGACATCGAGTGCCTCGAGGTGATGCACAAGGCTGCTGCTGATTCATTGCTCGCCCGTGCGGATCGCGGCCTCGATACGGTTATCGGCGAGGGTGGAGTGAAGGTCTCCGGCGGCGAGAAGCAGCGGCTCTCGATCGCGCGGGCGCTGCTTCGACGGCCTCACCTCATTGTATTCGACGAAGCGACCTCGTCGCTCGATTCACTCACCGAGGAAGAGATCAGCCGTACGATGCGCGACGTTGCCTCGGATCGCGGAGCGACGACGATTCTCATCGCTCACCGTCTCTCGACCGTGATGCATGCCGACTGCATCTACGTTCTGGAAAGGGGCCGGATCGTCGAATCCGGCGGCCACGACGAGCTGCTCGATCGCAAGGGACTGTACTACGCCATGTGGCGACAGCAGGTTGGCGAGCGCAGGCAGCCGGCGGCGATCACCGCGCCTTCTCCTCTGCCTACGGTACCATCCTCACGGCAGCCGGCCATCGTCGGCTAG
- a CDS encoding MFS transporter produces the protein MPGDNKEAAGAPAERSARAPYGVCLCVGLGGLFAGVTGPLLSTFVPPLVRDALGDQRTVIGAVMAIDNVLLLFLVPWTGAASDRASATGRGRLPMVVGGLVLAAIGMALFPWSAQFGIAGIIAAIVVLYTGINVQRSPFQALVADAVPSRFRSLATGSVTFQMCVGAIVFLMLGRMLGMGPAFLIAAATVLAIAAGLRFGLAEPPPHGTLAAEATFHSLLDALRDAVRGAVPGMRAIFVAALLLQLTFQTFTTWFALHGTERFGVRPEDVTIGFIAWAIGGVIGALPAGYVGVRFGRRNAMLLGFLVMAACLVALDRVTSVSQATPLLVLASAAWTFPTVNAYPLFVEPIPRERRGVLSALFLLCIALGGAIGDPMNGAVFDLFGGYRPLFLIMAVYTAMAFVAVLRIPRGTGEAALLADDGRLP, from the coding sequence GTGCCTGGCGATAACAAAGAGGCTGCCGGCGCGCCCGCGGAGCGTTCCGCGCGCGCGCCATACGGGGTCTGCCTCTGCGTCGGACTGGGAGGACTCTTCGCCGGGGTCACCGGCCCGCTGCTCAGCACCTTCGTGCCGCCCCTCGTGCGTGACGCGCTCGGCGACCAGCGGACCGTCATCGGCGCGGTGATGGCGATCGACAACGTGCTGCTTCTCTTCCTCGTACCGTGGACCGGTGCCGCGTCGGACCGCGCGAGCGCAACCGGTCGCGGGCGGCTGCCGATGGTGGTCGGCGGGCTCGTGCTGGCGGCCATCGGGATGGCGCTCTTCCCATGGTCCGCGCAGTTCGGGATTGCCGGCATCATCGCCGCGATCGTCGTGCTCTACACCGGGATCAACGTCCAGCGGTCGCCGTTCCAGGCGCTGGTAGCCGACGCGGTGCCGTCGCGCTTCCGCTCGCTCGCCACGGGTTCGGTCACGTTCCAGATGTGTGTTGGCGCGATCGTTTTCCTGATGCTCGGCCGGATGCTGGGCATGGGCCCGGCGTTCCTGATCGCCGCTGCTACCGTGCTCGCGATCGCCGCGGGACTTCGGTTCGGTCTCGCCGAGCCACCGCCACACGGAACTCTGGCGGCCGAGGCGACGTTCCACTCGCTGCTCGACGCCCTGCGCGACGCGGTGCGAGGTGCCGTGCCCGGCATGCGCGCCATCTTCGTCGCCGCGCTGCTCCTCCAGCTGACATTCCAGACATTCACTACGTGGTTCGCGCTTCATGGAACCGAGCGCTTCGGCGTTCGGCCCGAGGACGTGACGATCGGCTTCATCGCGTGGGCGATCGGCGGCGTGATCGGTGCGCTGCCCGCGGGATACGTCGGCGTGCGGTTCGGCCGGCGCAACGCGATGCTGCTCGGCTTCCTGGTCATGGCCGCGTGCCTCGTCGCGCTCGATCGCGTGACCAGCGTGTCCCAGGCAACGCCGCTTCTGGTGCTGGCGTCGGCGGCGTGGACGTTCCCGACCGTGAACGCCTATCCGTTGTTCGTCGAGCCGATCCCGCGCGAGCGCCGTGGCGTTCTCTCAGCGCTTTTCCTGCTGTGCATAGCCCTGGGCGGCGCCATCGGCGATCCGATGAACGGCGCGGTGTTCGATCTGTTCGGGGGCTACCGGCCGCTCTTCCTGATCATGGCGGTGTACACCGCAATGGCGTTCGTCGCGGTCCTGCGGATCCCGCGCGGGACCGGCGAGGCCGCACTGCTAGCCGACGATGGCCGGCTGCCGTGA
- a CDS encoding peroxidase, translated as MDPMFLPGVESSPNPDSPYTRLIEEARAAGREYPKIWHLFAFKPHATQHLAQFTQEILRGEAPLSPGFRELIAARTSGRNDCPF; from the coding sequence ATGGACCCAATGTTCCTGCCGGGCGTCGAATCGAGCCCGAACCCGGATTCTCCCTACACGCGGCTCATCGAGGAGGCGCGGGCCGCGGGGCGCGAGTACCCCAAGATCTGGCACCTCTTCGCGTTCAAGCCGCACGCCACGCAGCACCTCGCGCAGTTCACGCAGGAGATTCTCCGCGGCGAGGCGCCACTAAGCCCGGGCTTTCGCGAGCTCATCGCCGCGCGAACCAGCGGCCGCAACGACTGTCCGTTCTGA